A genomic stretch from Setaria viridis chromosome 1, Setaria_viridis_v4.0, whole genome shotgun sequence includes:
- the LOC117844140 gene encoding lipoxygenase 2.3, chloroplastic yields MLHLNLKQPLVLPGHQGNVVGARPAPSLPSRRVVGGSSSSSRRHGMPRISCSATEEIGGAVTAATVEKMLTVRATVEASTAIGRMYATRGLDDIGDLLGKSLLLELVSSEVDPKTGLEKERVTAFAHKTLVEGRYEAEFKVPASFGPVGAVLVENEHHKETFIKEIRLVTGGDDSSAVTFDCNSWVHSKFDNPEKRVFFTVKSYLPSETPEGLSELRKKELETLRGNGHGERKSFERVYDYDVYNDLGDPDRNPAHQRPVLGGSAEFPYPRRCRTGRARTQRDPLTERRDGHNYVPRDEWFSEVKQLTFGATTLRSGLHALLPAIQPLLIKKELRFQHFPAIDDLYSDGIPLPAQTGFDAIRTVVPRMVKLVEDTTDHVLRFEIPEMMGRDRFSWFKDEEFARQTLAGLNPLSIELLTEFPIKSKLDPAVYGPAESAITREILEKQMNNNLSVEEALAAKRLFILDYHDVFLPYVLRVREQPDTTLYGSRTVFFLTDAGTLMPLAIELTRPQSPTKPQWKRVFTHGPDATGAWLWKLAKAHVLTHDTGYHQLVSHWLRTHCCVEPYIIAANRQLSRLHPVYRLLHPHFRYTMEINALARESLINADGIIEAAFWPGKYSVELSSAAYATWQFDTEALPNDLVRRGLAVRKDDGELELVIKDYPYANDGLMVWNSIKQWAADYVKIYYKSDEAVAGDAELQAFWEEVRTVGHGDKKDEPWWPVLDGRDALVETLTTIMWVTSGHHSAVNFGQYHYGGYFPNRPTVIRKNMPVEEGRDDEMKRFLDQPEGTLLDMLPTQMQAITVMTTLDILSSHSPDEEYMGDHAEPAWLAEPMVKAAFEKFGGRMKEIEGYVDECNNNPELRNRCGAGVVPYELLKPFSKPGVTGRGIPNSISI; encoded by the exons ATGCTGCACCTGAACCTGAAGCAGCCTCTGGTGCTGCCGGGGCACCAGGGCAATGTAGTCggcgcgcgcccggcgccgTCGTTGCCGTCCAGGAGGGTCGTCGGggggtcctcgtcgtcgtcccggCGGCACGGCATGCCGAGGATCAGCTGCAGCGCGACGGAGGAGATCGGCGGCGCCGTGACGGCCGCCaccgtggagaagatgctgacGGTGAGGGCCACGGTGGAGGCATCGACGGCCATCGGGCGGATGTACGCCACCCGCGGCCTCGACGACATCGGCGACCTCCTCGGCAAGTCGCTGCTCCTCGAGCTCGTCAGCTCCGAGGTCGACCCAA AGACGGGTCTGGAGAAGGAGCGTGTGACGGCGTTCGCGCACAAGACGCTGGTGGAGGGCCGCTACGAGGCGGAGTTCAAGGTGCCGGCGTCGTTCGGGCCGGTGGGCGCCGTGCTGGTGGAGAACGAGCACCACAAGGAGACCTTCATCAAGGAGATCAGGCTCgtcaccggcggcgacgacagCTCCGCCGTCACCTTCGACTGCAACTCCTGGGTTCACTCCAAGTTCGACAACCCGGAGAAGCGCGTCTTCTTCACCGTCAAG TCGTACCTGCCGTCGGAGACGCCCGAGGGCCTGTCggagctgaggaagaaggagctgGAGACGCTGCGCGGCAACGGGCACGGCGAGCGCAAGTCCTTCGAGCGCGTCTACGACTACGACGTGTACAACGACCTCGGCGACCCGGACCGGAACCCGGCCCACCAGCGCCCCGTCCTCGGCGGCAGCGCCGAGTTCCCCTACCCTCGCCGGTGCCGCACCGGCCGCGCCCGGACGCAGCGGGACCCGCTGACGGAGCGGCGGGACGGGCACAACTACGTGCCCCGCGACGAGTGGTTCTCGGAGGTGAAGCAGCTCACGTTCGGCGCCACCACGCTCCGGTCGGGGCTCCACGCGCTGCTCCCCGCGATCCAGCCGCTGCTCATCAAGAAGGAGCTCCGGTTCCAACACTTCCCCGCCATTGACGACCTCTACAGCGACGGCATCCCCCTCCCGGCCCAGACCGGCTTCGACGCCATCCGCACCGTCGTCCCCCGCATGGTCAAGCTGGTCGAGGACACCACCGACCACGTCCTCCGCTTCGAGATCCCCGAGATGATGGGCA GGGACCGGTTCTCGTGGTTCAAGGACGAGGAGTTCGCGAGGCAGACGCTGGCGGGTCTCAACCCGCTGTCCATCGAGCTGCTCACCGAGTTCCCCATCAAGAGCAAGCTGGACCCGGCGGTGTACGGCCCGGCGGAGTCGGCCATCACCAGGGAGATCCTGGAGAAGCAGATGAACAACAACCTGAgcgtggaggaggcgctggcggcGAAGCGCCTCTTCATCCTCGACTACCACGACGTGTTCCTCCCCTACGTGCTCCGCGTCCGCGAGCAGCCCGACACGACACTCTACGGCTCCCGCACCGTCTTCTTCCTCACCGACGCCGGCACCCTCATGCCGCTGGCCATCGAGCTCACGCGGCCGCAGTCGCCGACCAAGCCCCAGTGGAAGCGGGTCTTCACCCACGGGCCCGACGCCACCGGCGCCTGGCTCTGGAAGCTCGCCAAGGCCCACGTCCTCACCCACGACACCGGCTACCACCAGCTCGTCAGCCACTGGCTGCGCACCCACTGCTGCGTCGAGCCCTACATCATCGCCGCCAACCGGCAGCTCAGCCGCCTCCACCCCGTCTACCGCCTCCTGCACCCGCACTTCCGCTACACCATGGAGATCAACGCGCTGGCCAGGGAGAGCCTCATCAACGCCGACGGCATCATCGAGGCGGCGTTCTGGCCGGGGAAGTACTCCGTCGAGCTCAGCTCCGCCGCCTACGCCACGTGGCAGTTCGACACGGAGGCGCTGCCCAACGACCTCGTCCGGCGGGGGCTCGCCGTGCGAAAGGACGACGGCGAGCTGGAGCTCGTCATCAAGGACTACCCCTACGCCAACGACGGGCTCATGGTCTGGAACTCCATCAAGCAGTGGGCGGCGGACTATGTGAAGATATACTACAAGTCGGAcgaggccgtcgccggcgacgccgagcTGCAGGCGTTCTGGGAGGAGGTGCGCACGGTGGGGCACGGCGACAAGAAGGACGAGCCGTGGTGGCCCGTGCTCGACGGCCGGGACGCCCTCGTCGAGACGCTCACCACCATCATGTGGGTCACGTCGGGGCACCACTCGGCGGTGAACTTCGGGCAGTACCACTACGGCGGCTACTTCCCCAACCGCCCCACCGTGATCCGGAAGAACATGCCGGTGGAGGAGGGCCGGGACGACGAGATGAAGAGGTTCCTGGACCAGCCGGAGGGGACGCTGCTGGACATGCTCCCAACGCAGATGCAGGCCATCACGGTGATGACCACGCTGGACATCCTCTCCTCGCACTCGCCCGACGAGGAGTACATGGGCGACCACGCCGAGCCGGCGTGGCTGGCGGAGCCCATGGTGAAGGCGGCGTTCGAGAAGTTCGGCGGGAGGATGAAGGAGATCGAGGGATACGTCGACGAGTGCAACAACAACCCAGAGCTCAGGAACCGGTGCGGCGCAGGGGTCGTGCCCTACGAGCTGCTCAAGCCCTTCTCCAAGCCGGGGGTCACCGGGAGGGGCATCCCCAACAGCATCTCCATCTGA